A window of the Cutaneotrichosporon cavernicola HIS019 DNA, chromosome: 6 genome harbors these coding sequences:
- the HRT2 gene encoding uncharacterized protein (Protein of unknown function DUF89) — MTPTLHLPSMERYSPKDKQSFSYKTVVHRWPVILTNIVSAVVSANHELDQSETAKLAEGKEIIRKLSELKHHMGRNRVLEPIPEDGDANRACYNDELAATPEEDKRWFTMNWLFAECYLYRLLRSFFAVTTHWKSYDPFFESKAQTYKSSSGAIVHLANALNSMVANVRLQDDWEAKSSPLEMAFWEMVQADLWGNATDLSLLVDLNYADLQKLQAVGAAAQQEQATRILRDDLPRVWELLKTVKGGRVDIVLDNAGFEVYTDLILADFLVSCTPFVNTVVFHPKMIPWFVSDVLPGDFEWAIESLLNPEFFSAHANISEADTQGLIALSNRWRSHVASGAFHLSVPTSTPIGTDAPAANFWTTQYAYADLPALDPELLAELQKSDLVIFKGDLNYRKLVGDCKWPTTTPFEEALGPLNGKINLVSLRTNKADTICGLGPGIEERLDVEAPDWRVSGKYAVVSFSPRTL; from the exons ATGACACCCACTCTTCATTTGCCCTCCATGGAACGCTACAGCCCCAAGGACAAACAGAG CTTCTC ATACAAGACAGTAGTGCACCG ATGGCCTGTCATTCTGACCAACATCGTGTCCGCGGTCGTCTCGGCCAACCACGAGCTTGACCAGTCGGAAACAGCCAAGTTGGCGGAAGGCAAGGAGATCATCAGAAAGCTCAGCGAACTCAAGCACCACATGGGACGTAACCGTGTCCTCGA GCCAATCCCCGAAGACGGAGATGCGAATCGCGCATGCTacaacgacgagctggcAGCGACGCCAGAGGAAGACAAGCGGTGGTTCACGATGAACTGGCTCTTCGCCGAGTGCTACCT CTACCGCCTTCTGCGGTCGTTCTTCGCCGTAACGACCCACTGGAAGTCCTATGACCCCTTCTTCGAGTCCAAGGCCCAGACGTACAAGAGCAGCTCGGGTGCTATCGTgcacctcgccaacgcgcTCAACTCTATGGTCGCGAACGTACGCCTCCAGGACGACTGGGAGGCGAAGAGCAGCCCACTCGAGATGGCCTTCTG GGAAATGGTCCAGGCGGATCTGTGGGGCAATGCAACCGACCTGTCactgctcgtcgacctcaactACGCCGACCTGCAGAAGCTGCAGGCCGTCGGAGCAGCCGCCCAGCAGGAGCAGGCGACCAGAATCCTGCGTGATGACCTGCCGCGCGTGTGGGAGCTCCTGAAGACAGTCAAGGGCGGGCGAGTGGACATTGTCCTGGACAATG CTGGCTTCGAGGTGTACACCGACCTTATTCTGGCCGACTTTCTTGTGTCCTGTACGCCCTTTGTCAACACGGTCGTCTTCCA CCCCAAGATGATCCCATGGTTCGTCTCCGACGTCCTGCCTGGTGACTTTGA ATGGGCGATCGAATCActcctcaaccccgagTTCTTCTCGGCACACGCCAACATATCAGAGGCGGACACGCAGGGGCTGATTGCACTCAGTAACAGGTGGCGTTCGCACGTCGCGTCAGGAGCATTCCACCTGTCGGTCCCTACCAGTACTCCAATCGGCACCGACGCTCCGGCAGCCAACTTCTGGACGACGCAGTACGCGTATGCCGACCTGCCTGCCCTTGATCCCGAactgctcgccgagctgcagAAGTCGGACCTTGTGATCTTCAAGGGTGACCTGAA CTaccgcaagctcgtcggTGATTGCAAGTGGCCCACAACCACACCGTTCGAGGAGGCTCTTG GCCCACTTAACGGCAAAATCAACCTCGTGTCTCTACGCACAAACAAGGCGGATACTAT CTGTGGCCTTGGCCCGGGTATTGAagagcgcctcgacgtcgaggcgcccGACTGGCGCGTCTCTGGCAAATACGCCGTCGTGTCGTTCTCGCCGCGTACGCTGTAG
- a CDS encoding uncharacterized protein (Steryl acetyl hydrolase) has product MSTTTTPPEPQARSSSMPSPIHHLLKSYTSSHPLRSPSPLPANARVDPQRPQRTAPPSSSSPLMWTLGVWIAFIQFALAKGLHIVWSLLKHLVVGPHRKSWGYRMTFIVSFMRNVANYTDFADIVLVRRLVSITYLIPLPADAVVTPITFLVPKRRGEDACRGFFRDWDWQETGTRELTGEWVVNNDVWKRLKAERRARWNAEMRRRAHYHVGPSRLRHDSMSSDTSESRSPLGRIFSSLPTPIYGRTPAVAPRPLPGGPEAMEMPEPEVEGVPPSRRERVIYYVHGGAYYVGNAATHRLITIGVSKACNARVFAITYRLAPEAAFPLPLHDVLHGYLRLLAPPLSIPPENIVVMGDSAGGGLSIALCLYLRDNGYRLPAGLVLMSPWVDLTMSCGSWDENAYSDVVPRPDAEDHLNPVGCYLGPKGLQSHLTHPYASPLFGDLRGLPPMLIQSGEAEVLRDEITLLAHKATLAGVHVTHELYEDMVHVFQTFTWLPAAKAAVNSVGRWVRQTLPRVEWEATQVALSVEAAQTLLEREVQAGTDSDAEHLDSDNDTDGDDTPIAASPAGRGTLPVSASLASIDEERPSRRSSRRHRKDDYDRMSRDHSTPRRQRSAANFAPDVSVIPLAVPRQQRPTAAFPHQPHLANETESPRPQLHRAHTAGVASSSSIISPPAHRSTSTATLSPSREASYSTLGRTHSQSHVPQATQHAAIRRRRATASLSMHVSSPVSPTGAYAPGPMHPASPPPPTPRRRLRAPTITSYPSTPTARTRTTSHTDIFELVDSYNESGAANPTVVYGAEGEIRSVGVLGDEEDEWEVPEDDAQR; this is encoded by the exons ATGTCGACGACCACCACTCCACCAGAGCCGCAggcgcgctcaagctcgatgCCCTCCCCTATCCACCATCTACTGAAGAGTTACACTTCGTCACACCCGCTCCGTTCGCCGTCACCATTACCTGCGAACGCCCGCGTCGATCCACAGCGCCCCCAGCGCACAGCGCCACCCTCCAGTTCGTCCCCACTCATGTGGACGTTGGGGGTATGGATAGCGTTTATCCAGTTTGCGTTGGCCAAGGGTCTGCACATCGTGTGGAGCCTGCTCAagcatctcgtcgtcggaccACACCGCAAGAGCTGGGGATACCGCATGACGTTT attGTCTCGTTCATGCGCAATGTTGCAAACTACACCGACTTTGCAGACATAGTACTTGTCCGCCGCCTGGTGTCTATCACCTACCTCATCCCCTTGCCAGCAGACGCGGTGGTCACACCGatcaccttcctcgtcccGAAGCGGCGAGGTGAGGACGCATGCCGAGGGTTCTTCCG CGACTGGGATTGGCAGGAGACGGGGACGCGCGAGCTCACGGGCGAGTGGGTTGTCAACAACGACGTGTGGAAGCGGCTCAAGGCGGAGCGGCGTGCGAGGTGGAACGCCGAGATGCGGCGGAGAGCCCACTATCACGTCGGCCCTTCGCGGTTACGCCACGACAGCATGAGCTCGGACACGTCGGAAAGCCGGTCGCCGCTCGGCCGCATTTTCTCGTCCCTTCCCACTCCAATCTATGGGCGTACCCCTGCGGTCGCACCTCGCCCGTTACCTGGAGGCCCCGAGGCAATGGAGAtgcccgagcccgaggtgGAAGGTGTTCCCCCGTCGAGGCGCGAGAGGGTTATCTACTATGTCCATGGCGGCGCGTACTATGTCGGCAACGCGGCCACCCACCGCCTCATAACCATCGGCGTGAGCAAGGCCTGTAACGCCCGCGTCTTTGCTATCACGTACCGGCTCGCACCGGAGGCGGCGTTTCCTCTTCCACTCCACGACGTCCTCCACGGTTATCTCCGCTTACTGGCCCCTCCCTTGTCGATTCCTCCAGAGAACATTGTCGTGATGGGCGATTCGGCGGGTGGCGGTCTCTCCATCGCCCTGTGCTTGTACCTGCGCGACAACGGGTACCGGCTTCCCGCTGGCCTTGTGCTGATGTCGCCGTGGGTCGACTTGACCATGTCATGCGGTAGCTGGGACGAAAACGCGTACAGTGACGTCGTGCCGCGCCCAGACGCCGAGGACCACCTCAACCCAGTGGGGTGCTATCTGGGTCCAAAAGGTCTCCAGAGCCACCTCACGCACCCGTACGCGTCGCCACTCTTCGGCGATCTGCGTGGCCTGCCTCCGATGCTCATCCAGAGCggtgaggccgaggttTTACGTGACGAGATCACACTCCTCGCACACAAGGCTACGCTTGCTGGCGTCCATGTAACTCACGAGCTGTATGAGGACATGGTTCACGTCTTCCAGACGTTCACATGGCTGCCAGCTGCCAAGGCTGCTGTCAACAGCGTTGGGAGGTGGGTTCGCCAGACGCTCCCCCGCGTCGAGTGGGAGGCGACTCAGGTCGCGCTGTCCGTCGAGGCTGCTCAGACCCTTCTGGAGCGCGAGGTGCAAGCTGGCACCGACAGCGACGCGGAGCACCTTGACTCGGACAACGACACCGATGGTGACGACACTCCGATCGCGGCGTCACCTGCTGGAAGAGGTACACTGCCGGTGTCGGCCTCGCTGGCCAGCATTGATGAGGAGCGTCCCTCTCGCCGCTCTTCCCGACGTCATCGCAAGGACGACTACGACAGAATGTCCAGAGATCACAGTacgccgcggcggcagAGGTCAGCCGCCAACTTTGCGCCCGATGTGTCCGTCATTCCGCTGGCAGTGCCCCGACAGCAACGTCCGACTGCGGCGTTCCCCCATCAACCCCACCTTGCGAACGAAACAGAATCTCCTCGCCCCCAACTTCACCGCGCGCACACTGCTGGCGTTgcctcgagcagcagcaTCATCTCACCTCCAGCCCATCGCTCTACCTCCACCGCAAcgctgtcgccgtcgcgcgagGCCTCGTACTCCACCCTCGGTCGCACGCACTCGCAGTCGCACGTTCCACAAGCCACCCAGCATGCCGCTatccgccgccgccgcgccaccgcGAGCCTCAGCATGCACGTGAGCTCACCAGTTTCACCAACTGGGGCCTATGCGCCGGGTCCGATGCACCCAGcgtctccgcctcccccgACTCCTCGGAGAAGGCTCCGGGCTCCGACCATCACGAGTTATCCCTCGACTCCAACAGCGCGTACGCGCACGACTTCCCATACAGACATCtttgagcttgtcgacaGCTACAACGAGAGCGGCGCTGCAAATCCGACCGTTGTCTACGGTGCCGAGGGTGAGATCCGCAGCGTGGGCGTGCtgggcgatgaggaggatgagtgGGAAGTGCCAGAAGATGATGCCCAGAGGTAG
- the SKS1 gene encoding uncharacterized protein (Protein tyrosine kinase) yields MTASCSIHRPRYIDEGYIHLDSVIGNGAYGVVFSAVDYRYQPPLKRAVKQLRRHGIDERQLRFQQRETQLHWAARNHPSIIHMDRIVREPDGIYVVMDYGDEGDLFAMITEKHRYAGDDLLIKKVFIQILDGVEHLHMLGIAHRDVKPENIVCSNDGTVVRIVDFGLATRDLSSTEFGCGSTFYIAPECLGEWDNARCYTTQTADVWSLGVILVNLVCGRNPWRCASPTDESFTAFLADPAFLRRILPISHECLDILTRIFTPKPEERISLEHLRVLVNNIASFTEDVQRPKIPARPVIHTAFSPISPPLVTPPQYAEEYFESFYEPESFVFDDAELFGQDNDLPPLHVDCSSPLPQRSSSGSSEGPYPCTPSPDTNLGYAAPRVATKGGSLSGYLSQCVHTVPAAYLQY; encoded by the exons ATGACTGCAAGCTGCTCGATCCACCGCCCGCGCTATATCGACGAAGGCTACATCCACCTTGATTCCGTAATCGGCAACGGCGCTTACGGTGTTGTCTTCTCAGCTGTCGACTACCGCTACCAGCCTCCTCTGAAGCGCGCAGTCAAGCAGCTGCGTCGCCATGGCATTGATGAGAGGCAACTTCGCTTCCAACAACGCGAGACCCAATTACATTGGGCTGCCCGCAATCACCCCTCCATCATTCACATGGACCGCATTGTTAGGGAGCCTGATGGGATCTATGTTGTCATGGACTATGGAGACGAAGGTGACCTCTTCGCCATGATCACAGAGAAGCATCGC TATGCTGGTGACGACCTCTTGATCAAGAAGGTCTTCATTCAAATCCTCGACGGTGTTGAGCACCTCCACATGCTGGGCATCGCTCATCGCGATGTCAAGCCCGAGAACATTGTCTGCTCCAATGACGGCACTGTTGTACGCATTGTTGACTTTGGCCTCGCCACTCGTGACCTATCGTCTACCGAGTTTGGATGTGGGAGCACTTTCTACATTGCGCCAGAGTGTCTTGGAGAGTGGGACAACGCAAGGTGCTACACGACCCAGACAGCAGATGTCTGGTCGCTCGGTGTCATCCTCGTGAACCTCGTCTGTGGTCGCAACCCATGGCgctgcgcgtcgccgaccgACGAGTCCTTTACCGCTTTCCTCGCCGACCCTGCTTTCCTCCGTCGCATTCTCCCCATTTCGCACGAATGTTTAGACATTCTCACTAGAATCTTTACGCCCAAGCCGGAGGAGCGCATTTCCCTCGAGCACCTGCGTGTGCTCGTCAACAACATTGCTTCGTTTACCGAGGATGTCCAGCGCCCCAAGATCCCAGCGCGTCCTGTCATCCACACGGCGTtctcgcccatctcgccTCCATTGGTCACCCCTCCCCAGTATGCGGAGGAATACTTTGAATCGTTCTACGAACCTGAATCCTTCGTcttcgacgacgccgaATTGTTCGGCCAGGACAACGACCTTCCGCCTCTCCACGTCGACTGCTCGTCGCCCCTGCCCCaacgctcctcctctggctcgAGCGAGGGCCCGTACCCCTGCACACCCAGCCCCGACACCAATCTTGGTTACGCTGCTCCCCGTGTCGCGACCAAGGGAGGCAGCCTCTCTGGCTACCTCTCGCAGTGTGTGCATACGGTGCCGGCTGCATACCTCCAGTACTGA
- a CDS encoding uncharacterized protein (Thiolase, N-terminal domain) — MAPGPLSTPWTDRIFPMAGTLAQLWEIEEQNAYSEPETGPYAAQIFGAAGKEYCERYGARPEHIAAIAAKNHTHSARNPYAQFRVPLSTAKVLKSRRVSRDVTLPMCSPTSDGGSAAVVASETFVRKHGLEDRAVEIAAVAVASDSSILYNARSRIELAGADMTRRAGRAAFAAAGMSPADIQVMELHDCFASNELITYDALGLCEPGTAHEIVEAGDNTYGGRWVINPSGGLESKGHPLGATGLGMIFSAVLQVRGEAGRLQAPGVRNALTHNLGLRGACVVSILRRPSFWKPGSTATTRFGYNVADEVRQISAVELAKVRSQLHYSDFIVPPLAGSGWAGTRLGTDALALRARL, encoded by the coding sequence ATGGCTCCTGGCCCGCTGTCCACCCCATGGACAGACCGCATTTTCCCCATGGCCGGAACTCTGGCTCAATTGTGGGAAATTGAAGAGCAGAATGCCTACTCAGAGCCCGAAACTGGCCCATACGCAGCTCAAATCTTCGGTGCTGCGGGAAAGGAGTATTGTGAGAGATACGGCGCCCGTCCCGAGCACATTGCCGCCATTGCCGCCAAGAACCACACCCATTCGGCCAGGAATCCCTATGCCCAGTTCCGGGTTCCCCTCAGTACCGCCAAAGTCCTAAAGTCCCGTCGCGTTTCCCGAGACGTGACGCTGCCTATGTGTTCGCCGACGTCTGACGGCGGTTCGGCGGCTGTGGTGGCAAGCGAGACTTTTGTCCGCAAACACGGTTTGGAGGACCGGGCAGTCGAGATTGCCGCTGTTGCCGTCGCCTCCGACTCATCTATTCTTTACAACGCTCGTTCCCGCATCGAGCTTGCTGGTGCTGACATGACACGTCGTGCAGGCAGGGCAGCATTTGCCGCGGCAGGAATGTCTCCTGCAGATATCCAGGTCATGGAACTTCACGACTGCTTCGCTTCCAACGAGCTCATCACATACGACGCGCTAGGGCTGTGCGAGCCAGGAACCGCCCATGAGATTGTCGAGGCTGGTGACAACACTTACGGCGGCAGATGGGTTATTAACCCATCTGGTGGGCTCGAGAGCAAAGGTCATCCCCTCGGTGCTACAGGCCTGGGGATGATCTTCTCAGCGGTCCTTCAAGTCCGTGGAGAGGCTGGTCGACTCCAGGCTCCGGGAGTCCGTAACGCCCTTACACACAATCTTGGTCTCCGTGGGGCCTGCGTAGTCTCTATCCTCCGCCGCCCCTCATTCTGGAAGCCAGGTTCTACCGCGACAACCCGTTTCGGCTACAACGTGGCTGACGAGGTGCGCCAGATTTCGGCTGTGGAGCTGGCCAAAGTTCGATCCCAGCTCCACTATTCTGACTTCATCGTTCCGCCGCTTGCTGGCTCTGGCTGGGCTGGTACCCGGCTCGGCACTGATGCCCTGGCCTTGCGTGCCCGGCTCTAG